The sequence AAGACCAAAACCTTTCCGGTACGGACTACAGAGGCTTTGATGGCCTCGTAATCGAGAGGCAATAAAGTCCTGAGGTCTACAATATCGATGCTTTGGTCCGGGTGGTTAATAGCATATTCCAGCGCCCAGTGAACACCGGCACCATATGTGATGATACTGAAATCTTGGCCTTGCTGCACCTGCCTGGCTTTTCCAATTGGTGTCTCGTAATAGCCTTCGGGTACCGATCCGCTGATACTGCGGTATAATGCTTTGTGTTCAAAAAAGAGGACAGGATTAGGATCGTTAAAGGACGCAATCAATAATCCCTTGGCATCTTCCGGTGTTGATGGATACACTACTTTTAATCCGGGTGTATGCACAAACCAGGCTTCATTACTTTGACTGTGAAATGGCCCTGCGCCAACTCCTGCACCGGTCGGCATACGCACGACCACATCGGCATTCTGGCCCCAACGGTAATGGATTTTGGCCAGGTTGTTTACAATCTGGTTAAGGCCAACACTTACAAAATCTGCAAATTGCATTTCCACCATACTCTTATATCCTTCCAGAGACAATCCCAAAGCAGTCCCCAAAATGGCACTCTCACACAATGGCGTATTCCTCACCCTGCTTTTTCCAAATTCATGTACCAATCCTTCCGTGATTTTAAATGCTCCGCCATATTCAGCGATATCCTGTCCCATCAGCAAAAGGTTGGGATGCTGCTGCATAGATATCCTGAGGCCTTCCTGAATGGCATCAACAAAGCGCATCTCATGGGTATCAGTACCGGCCATTACCGGCCGTAAATCAGTCAGCCGGGGTGCGTAAACATCCGCAATTTCTTCATCGGTATTAACCTGGAAGTCTTTTGCCTGTCCCGCTATGGCTAATTCAGATTCAATGGTTGTTTTAATTTCAGCCTTAATATCGTCAATCCGGGAATTAGTGATCAGTCCATTTTCAATCAACCAGCCTTCAAAGTTATTTATAGGATCCAGCCGGGACCATTCCTCAAACAATTGCGGTGGAACATATTTTGTACCACTCGCTTCTTCATGCCCCCGCATCCTGAATGTCATGCATTCCACCAGGTAGGGTTTTTGTTCACGGATACAATATTCCCGGACACCCTTTATAGTATCATACACTTCGAGCAGGTTATTGCCATCAATCCGAACCCCTTCCATTCCATAACCCTTCGCCCTTGCAACCAGGCTTTCGCACCGGTATTGTTCATTCACCGGGGTACTTAATCCATATCCATTATTTTCAATAATAAAAATTACCGGAAGGTCCCAGACTGCAGCTGTATTCAGCGCTTCATGAAAATCACCTTCACTGGTTCCGCCGTCACCTGTAAATGCCACAGCGACCTTTCCTGCGGCCCCAACCGTTTCCTGCTGCAGTTTATAGGCCAGGGCGACACCATCGGCAATCGCTAGTTGCGGACCAAGGTGTGAAATCATTCCGCAAACATGGTGTTCGCGGGAACCAAAATGGAAACTTCTTTCCCGCCCTTTACTAAACCCCTCCTTATTCCCCTGCCATTGCATAAAA comes from Flavihumibacter fluvii and encodes:
- a CDS encoding alpha-ketoacid dehydrogenase subunit alpha/beta; the encoded protein is MNFDRKDLTDDQLIHFYRSILFPRLIEEKMLLLLRQGKISKWFSGIGQEAISIGTTLALQPDEWIMPLHRNLGVFTARNMPLSKLFMQWQGNKEGFSKGRERSFHFGSREHHVCGMISHLGPQLAIADGVALAYKLQQETVGAAGKVAVAFTGDGGTSEGDFHEALNTAAVWDLPVIFIIENNGYGLSTPVNEQYRCESLVARAKGYGMEGVRIDGNNLLEVYDTIKGVREYCIREQKPYLVECMTFRMRGHEEASGTKYVPPQLFEEWSRLDPINNFEGWLIENGLITNSRIDDIKAEIKTTIESELAIAGQAKDFQVNTDEEIADVYAPRLTDLRPVMAGTDTHEMRFVDAIQEGLRISMQQHPNLLLMGQDIAEYGGAFKITEGLVHEFGKSRVRNTPLCESAILGTALGLSLEGYKSMVEMQFADFVSVGLNQIVNNLAKIHYRWGQNADVVVRMPTGAGVGAGPFHSQSNEAWFVHTPGLKVVYPSTPEDAKGLLIASFNDPNPVLFFEHKALYRSISGSVPEGYYETPIGKARQVQQGQDFSIITYGAGVHWALEYAINHPDQSIDIVDLRTLLPLDYEAIKASVVRTGKVLVLHEDTLTGGIGGEISAWISEHCFTALDAPVMRCASLDTPVPFNIDLEKNFLAKNRLAETINQLMKY